The following coding sequences are from one Shewanella eurypsychrophilus window:
- a CDS encoding alpha/beta hydrolase family protein, whose translation MVILFRKVSLKMSKAEVSAYSFSAYRKSCIYLSALLCFLSFNLSAQTVEDFSRHSEYHNVKISPDGKHLAVLINTDGRKTLAFLDSKTFEVTFRLGGEAKDQVADYYWVNDERVIIQVERVRGSLAKPVSYGELFAVNFDGRKKQMIFGYRAKKPSSYGGFLLDILEGDYKHVLIRQQALSRRTDVLPEVVKLNVYSGKARKLKRAPIAYSQFLIDHDGVPRFVAGVDKNANTKLFYSKGKGEDWQAFGELFEGEFEPISFGEDNKSVYALKSDDGGPKGLYHYNLETQEETQLYRSAMVDPTYAMSSSLNEVYGLRLDEDYPNYLYLKPSSPEAKLHKALVGAFNGDSVVVSSKTRDGKQAIVHVSSDRNPGTFYLFDTETMKARHLLSARNWIKPSDMALTEPFRIKTPDGLILNGQMTLPKGKSKNLPTVVMPHGGPHARDYWGFDPQVQMLANAGYAVVQVNFRGSAGYGENFLEAGYGNWGTKIQDDILLATQYAVQQGVADKDKLCIFGVSFGGYSALQSAIREPDTFKCSIGYAGVYDLEMLYNEGDIKTTRWGDAYLDKTLGSDKAEQRAQSPVNHVSKLKAPVLIIHGEDDERAPIEHAEALKKALDKAGHPYEWLVKDKEGHGFYKEQNILEANKAILSFLDKHLGQQL comes from the coding sequence ATGGTTATTCTATTTAGAAAAGTGAGTTTAAAGATGAGTAAGGCTGAGGTGAGTGCTTACAGCTTCTCTGCTTATCGAAAATCTTGTATATATTTATCTGCATTATTATGTTTTTTATCATTTAATTTGTCGGCGCAAACAGTCGAAGACTTTTCTCGGCACAGCGAATATCACAATGTAAAGATCTCACCCGACGGTAAGCACCTTGCTGTGCTGATTAATACCGATGGGCGCAAAACATTAGCATTTCTAGATAGTAAAACCTTCGAGGTCACTTTTAGGCTAGGTGGTGAAGCTAAAGATCAGGTGGCGGATTACTATTGGGTCAACGATGAACGGGTGATTATTCAGGTAGAGCGAGTTCGTGGCTCGTTAGCTAAGCCTGTTAGTTATGGTGAGCTATTTGCGGTTAATTTTGACGGTAGAAAGAAGCAGATGATATTTGGATACCGTGCAAAAAAACCATCAAGTTATGGTGGGTTTTTACTCGATATATTAGAAGGTGATTATAAGCATGTGTTGATCCGCCAACAAGCGTTGAGCCGCCGAACTGACGTGTTACCAGAGGTGGTTAAACTCAATGTTTATTCAGGGAAAGCTAGAAAACTAAAACGTGCCCCCATCGCCTATAGCCAGTTTTTGATTGATCACGATGGTGTGCCTCGCTTCGTTGCTGGAGTGGATAAAAATGCTAATACCAAGCTGTTTTACTCTAAAGGTAAAGGAGAGGATTGGCAGGCATTTGGAGAGTTATTTGAAGGCGAGTTTGAGCCGATATCCTTTGGTGAAGATAACAAGAGTGTATATGCACTCAAAAGTGATGATGGAGGTCCTAAAGGGTTATATCACTATAATTTAGAGACCCAGGAAGAGACTCAGTTATATCGCAGTGCAATGGTCGACCCTACCTATGCCATGAGCTCCTCATTGAATGAAGTGTACGGCCTACGTTTAGATGAAGATTACCCAAATTATCTCTATCTCAAACCCAGTTCGCCTGAAGCTAAGCTGCATAAAGCGTTAGTGGGAGCTTTTAACGGTGATAGCGTGGTTGTTAGTAGCAAGACTCGTGATGGCAAGCAGGCCATAGTACATGTGAGCAGCGATCGGAATCCCGGTACCTTCTATCTGTTTGATACCGAGACGATGAAGGCAAGACATCTTCTGAGCGCGCGTAACTGGATCAAGCCTAGTGATATGGCACTGACTGAGCCCTTTAGAATAAAAACACCCGACGGTTTGATACTCAATGGCCAGATGACCCTGCCTAAAGGAAAGAGTAAAAACCTACCAACAGTAGTGATGCCACATGGTGGTCCTCATGCCAGAGATTATTGGGGTTTCGATCCTCAGGTTCAGATGTTAGCTAATGCGGGATATGCAGTAGTACAAGTTAACTTTCGTGGGTCCGCAGGTTATGGCGAAAACTTTTTGGAAGCGGGCTATGGCAATTGGGGCACTAAGATCCAAGACGATATCCTGTTAGCGACTCAATATGCGGTGCAGCAAGGGGTCGCTGATAAAGATAAGCTATGTATCTTTGGTGTGAGTTTTGGTGGTTATAGTGCTTTGCAGAGTGCGATTAGGGAGCCTGATACCTTCAAGTGTTCTATTGGTTATGCAGGGGTTTACGATCTCGAGATGCTCTACAACGAAGGAGATATCAAAACGACGAGGTGGGGGGATGCTTATCTGGATAAAACTCTAGGCTCAGACAAAGCGGAACAGCGCGCCCAGTCACCCGTTAATCATGTCAGTAAGCTTAAAGCACCGGTGTTAATCATACATGGAGAGGATGATGAACGAGCTCCGATTGAACATGCAGAGGCGCTAAAAAAAGCGTTAGATAAGGCCGGGCATCCTTATGAGTGGTTAGTAAAAGACAAGGAGGGCCATGGTTTCTATAAGGAGCAGAATATACTCGAAGCGAACAAGGCGATATTAAGCTTCTTGGATAAACACCTTGGTCAGCAGCTATAA
- the yjjG gene encoding pyrimidine 5'-nucleotidase — MKYQWILFDADETLFHFDAFKGLQLMFSRFDVDFSLSDFNIYQQVNKPLWVKYQDGHISALELQNTRFEFWANKLSVTTQHLNSAFLAAMADICSLLPGARELIDSLTGRVKMGIITNGFTELQTIRLQRTGLLESFSPVVISEQVGVAKPDVAIFEHALGHMQHPPREKVLMVGDNPHSDIQGGLNAGFDTCWLNSEGRDVPEGINPHYQVSSLLELQHLLLAPN, encoded by the coding sequence ATGAAGTACCAATGGATTTTATTTGATGCCGATGAAACCCTGTTTCATTTCGATGCCTTTAAAGGTTTGCAGCTGATGTTTTCAAGATTTGATGTCGACTTTTCTTTAAGTGATTTCAATATCTACCAGCAGGTGAATAAGCCACTGTGGGTTAAGTATCAAGATGGCCATATTTCTGCGTTAGAACTACAAAATACTCGATTTGAATTCTGGGCGAATAAGCTGTCAGTGACGACTCAGCATCTTAATAGTGCGTTTTTAGCGGCTATGGCAGATATTTGTAGTTTGTTACCTGGTGCTAGAGAACTTATAGACTCGTTAACTGGCCGCGTTAAGATGGGGATCATCACCAATGGTTTTACTGAGTTGCAGACGATACGTTTACAACGAACAGGCCTATTAGAAAGTTTCTCCCCTGTGGTTATCTCAGAGCAAGTCGGGGTTGCTAAACCTGATGTTGCCATTTTCGAGCATGCCTTGGGTCATATGCAGCATCCACCCAGAGAAAAAGTATTAATGGTAGGCGATAATCCACACTCAGATATACAAGGTGGGTTAAATGCTGGGTTTGATACCTGTTGGCTCAATAGTGAAGGTAGGGATGTGCCTGAAGGGATCAATCCTCATTATCAGGTGAGTTCATTGTTGGAATTGCAACATCTGCTATTAGCGCCGAACTAA
- a CDS encoding GNAT family N-acetyltransferase: MSKIITETQRLIIREFNLDDAKAVYHFNAPKEVNRFTGDADMCESIEDAEKIIGDIWLVEYKKFGYGRWAVVLKETNEVIGFCGFKNESRIKAVDIGYRFHPDYWGKGYATESNIACIEYAKQHMDLDRVLGDAVAENLGSIKVLIKLGMSYIEQYQEDEFTVNRYEIFLKSKS, encoded by the coding sequence ATGAGCAAAATTATAACTGAAACCCAGCGCCTTATTATTCGAGAGTTTAATCTCGATGATGCTAAGGCCGTTTACCATTTTAATGCCCCGAAAGAGGTTAATCGCTTTACTGGTGATGCAGACATGTGTGAAAGCATCGAAGATGCAGAGAAGATTATTGGTGATATCTGGTTAGTGGAATATAAAAAGTTCGGCTATGGCCGCTGGGCCGTGGTACTCAAGGAAACTAATGAAGTGATTGGATTCTGCGGTTTTAAGAACGAAAGCCGTATCAAGGCCGTTGATATCGGTTATCGCTTTCATCCTGACTATTGGGGCAAAGGCTATGCGACAGAATCAAACATAGCCTGTATCGAATATGCCAAACAACATATGGATCTCGATAGGGTACTTGGAGACGCTGTAGCCGAAAACCTAGGTTCTATCAAGGTGCTAATCAAGCTGGGCATGAGCTACATCGAGCAATATCAAGAAGACGAATTTACCGTCAATCGATATGAGATTTTTTTAAAATCTAAATCTTAG
- the ubiD gene encoding 4-hydroxy-3-polyprenylbenzoate decarboxylase yields the protein MSFKDLRSFITHLESQGELKRISHPVDPHLEMTEICDRVLRAKGPALLFENPVGNDMPVLANLFGTPKRVAMALGKEDPLALREVGELLAFLKEPEPPRGFKDAISKIPMFKQALNMPPKTVRNPPCQQVVKTGEEVDLTQLPIQHCWPGDAAPLVTWGLTITKGPRQKRQNLGIYRQQLLGKDKLIMRWLDHRGGALDFKDFKEKHPGERYPVVVALGADPVTILGAVTPVPDSMSEYAFAGLLRGERTEVCKAISCDLEVPATSEIILEGYIDPEEMAEEGPYGDHTGYYNETDKFPVFTVTHITHRKDAIYHSTYTGRPPDEPAMLGVALNEIFVPILRKQYPEIIDFYLPPEGCSYRMAVISIRKEYPGHAKRVMMGAWSFLRQFMYTKFIVVVDDDVNCRDWNDVIWAITTRMDPKRDTVMIENTPIDYLDFASPVASLGSKMGMDATNKWPGETDREWGTPIVMDKAVKDKVDSMWSDLGLDKNPAT from the coding sequence ATGAGTTTTAAGGATCTGCGCAGTTTTATCACACACCTGGAAAGCCAGGGTGAACTCAAGCGTATCAGCCATCCCGTCGACCCTCACCTTGAGATGACGGAGATCTGTGATCGCGTGCTTCGTGCCAAAGGCCCGGCTCTATTATTCGAGAATCCCGTCGGCAATGATATGCCTGTACTGGCTAACCTTTTCGGTACACCAAAACGTGTTGCCATGGCGCTCGGTAAAGAAGATCCGCTTGCATTGCGTGAAGTCGGTGAGCTATTGGCCTTTTTGAAGGAACCAGAGCCACCTCGCGGCTTTAAAGATGCAATCTCAAAAATCCCCATGTTTAAGCAAGCGTTGAACATGCCGCCTAAAACCGTCCGCAACCCTCCTTGTCAGCAGGTAGTAAAGACAGGTGAAGAGGTGGATCTGACTCAACTACCCATACAACATTGTTGGCCAGGAGACGCAGCTCCTCTGGTAACTTGGGGTTTGACCATCACTAAGGGTCCACGTCAGAAGCGTCAAAACTTGGGGATCTACCGCCAGCAACTGCTAGGCAAAGATAAACTGATCATGCGTTGGTTAGATCATCGTGGCGGTGCATTAGACTTTAAAGATTTTAAAGAAAAACACCCAGGCGAACGCTACCCTGTAGTTGTAGCTTTAGGCGCTGATCCTGTCACCATCTTAGGTGCGGTCACACCAGTACCTGACTCCATGAGTGAGTATGCCTTTGCAGGATTGCTTCGCGGCGAACGCACCGAAGTCTGTAAAGCGATTAGCTGTGACTTAGAAGTCCCTGCCACCAGCGAAATTATTCTCGAAGGTTATATCGATCCCGAGGAGATGGCTGAAGAAGGCCCTTATGGTGATCATACTGGTTATTACAATGAGACAGATAAATTCCCAGTCTTCACTGTGACCCATATCACTCACAGAAAAGATGCCATCTACCACAGTACCTATACCGGTCGTCCACCTGATGAGCCAGCCATGTTAGGTGTGGCACTCAACGAAATATTTGTGCCTATCTTGCGCAAGCAATACCCGGAGATCATCGATTTCTATTTGCCACCAGAAGGTTGCTCCTATCGCATGGCAGTGATATCTATCCGTAAAGAGTACCCAGGTCATGCTAAACGCGTGATGATGGGCGCCTGGTCTTTCCTACGTCAGTTTATGTATACCAAGTTTATTGTCGTCGTCGATGATGACGTTAACTGTCGTGACTGGAACGATGTGATTTGGGCCATTACCACGCGTATGGATCCTAAACGCGACACTGTCATGATAGAAAACACCCCTATTGATTACCTCGACTTTGCTTCTCCGGTTGCGAGTCTTGGCTCAAAAATGGGCATGGATGCGACCAACAAGTGGCCAGGTGAAACCGATCGCGAATGGGGTACCCCAATTGTGATGGATAAGGCAGTCAAAGACAAAGTTGACTCTATGTGGTCTGACTTAGGGCTGGATAAAAATCCAGCGACATAG
- a CDS encoding TlpA family protein disulfide reductase: MKQLISASLLSLTLLVSGCATTTDSEQVEYLTYVEAGQEVPITTFTDTQGNLIDLKQSGNAKLLVLFATWCPDSQRAMKALEASDLNLDPNVDIIAIGREDNKEALDKFATDYEINFPLIVDTDRAIYAKFANAGIPRLILLDANNTIVKTIIAEGENPLAEVQW, encoded by the coding sequence ATGAAACAGCTTATTTCGGCCTCTTTACTTTCATTAACCCTTCTAGTCTCTGGCTGTGCTACGACAACTGACAGTGAACAAGTTGAATACCTGACTTATGTAGAAGCTGGGCAAGAGGTTCCGATAACGACATTTACCGATACCCAAGGTAATTTAATTGATTTGAAGCAATCGGGTAACGCTAAATTATTAGTACTGTTTGCCACCTGGTGTCCTGACTCTCAGCGCGCGATGAAAGCCTTGGAAGCATCAGATCTGAATCTGGATCCCAATGTCGACATCATAGCGATAGGCCGCGAAGATAATAAAGAGGCATTAGACAAGTTTGCCACTGACTATGAAATTAACTTTCCCCTGATTGTTGATACCGACAGAGCTATTTATGCCAAATTTGCCAATGCTGGGATCCCCAGACTTATTCTTCTCGATGCTAATAACACTATTGTTAAAACCATCATAGCTGAAGGTGAAAATCCATTGGCCGAGGTACAGTGGTAA
- the lepB gene encoding signal peptidase I: MINGMLKLLKQNRSFLLFMLLMLVFRSAVADWNSVPTGSMKPTILEGDRLLVNKMAYDLRVPFTHLSLVKMADPARGEIIIFDSVKADKKLVKRVIGIPGDLVEMKHNRLIINGKPLKYHPQKKLASSADSIEQLLGVDHMIRTHDTPSRLADFGPVTVPDNFYLALGDNRDASADSRVIGFIPRNEITGRAKTVAFSNDHNNYYLFRPERFMHTL, from the coding sequence ATGATAAATGGAATGCTCAAGCTACTGAAACAGAACCGTTCTTTCTTACTTTTCATGCTATTAATGCTGGTATTTAGAAGCGCTGTTGCCGATTGGAACTCAGTGCCTACCGGCTCGATGAAACCGACAATTCTTGAAGGAGATAGGTTACTGGTTAATAAGATGGCTTATGATCTCCGAGTCCCTTTTACACATCTATCCCTCGTTAAAATGGCCGACCCAGCTCGAGGTGAGATTATCATCTTCGATTCGGTAAAAGCAGATAAAAAGTTAGTTAAGCGGGTTATCGGTATACCCGGTGATCTCGTCGAGATGAAACACAACAGACTCATCATTAATGGCAAGCCACTCAAATATCATCCGCAGAAAAAGTTAGCATCCAGTGCCGATAGCATAGAACAACTGTTAGGCGTCGATCACATGATTCGAACCCACGACACCCCTTCTCGCCTCGCCGATTTCGGCCCGGTAACTGTGCCTGATAATTTTTACCTGGCACTTGGCGATAATCGCGATGCTAGCGCAGACTCCCGCGTGATAGGTTTTATTCCTCGAAATGAGATCACTGGCAGAGCTAAGACTGTCGCCTTCTCCAATGATCACAATAATTATTACCTGTTTAGGCCCGAACGGTTTATGCACACTCTCTAG
- a CDS encoding PLP-dependent aminotransferase family protein — translation MTEFKYQQIIDEIIRAIESGIYSDIAGSNKLESVRRYAKDKGVGVSTVIQAYHELERQGWIDSKPKRGYFIAKKTAVTAPDYGSSINRVHAQLDLANAVQYSFNDPEILPLSCTAPCTVIDQELLLNRLHKQVIKHRPYKLLMQDPIEGIPELRHEICRHLLRSGQVFVKDRVLVTNGRQEGLLLALTAAKAIGRTVAVESPVSFFFQAILKQFNADVIEVPMQVNYEDELALLSKAHTEQAFDTYLVNPNFADPTGRVLSLEDKQSLINWANEHDVTLIEYDRGELYFGATRPVTIASLVSESSHCKVISIGDFYDTISPAISLGYLLCNDTFNACQHAKQIIAEEPSIALQYMVANLMSSGEYHTLTGKLRAQMNINYLKMKSLMNSVLDDSIYMSLPTGGPCIWCRLPDSYSSEALWNRVIQKKLSIAPGAMFSFSQQYDNYFRITFALPWNEKMEQGIIRLAHVISDYLDEPVNA, via the coding sequence ATGACTGAGTTTAAATATCAGCAAATCATCGATGAGATCATTCGTGCGATTGAATCGGGCATTTACTCAGATATTGCCGGGAGTAATAAGCTCGAGTCTGTAAGGCGGTATGCTAAAGATAAAGGTGTCGGAGTGTCGACAGTGATCCAGGCATACCATGAGCTTGAAAGACAAGGTTGGATCGATTCTAAGCCAAAACGAGGCTACTTCATTGCAAAAAAAACTGCAGTAACAGCACCTGATTATGGCTCTAGCATCAATCGAGTTCATGCACAGTTAGATTTAGCCAATGCGGTGCAATATTCATTTAACGATCCAGAGATTCTGCCTCTTTCTTGCACGGCTCCCTGTACTGTTATCGATCAAGAGTTATTGCTTAACCGTTTGCACAAGCAAGTTATAAAGCATCGTCCCTATAAACTCTTGATGCAAGATCCTATCGAGGGGATCCCTGAGCTAAGGCACGAAATTTGCCGCCACCTACTACGCTCAGGTCAAGTGTTTGTTAAAGATCGGGTGTTAGTGACTAACGGTAGGCAAGAGGGCTTGCTGTTGGCATTAACAGCAGCTAAAGCCATAGGGAGAACGGTGGCGGTGGAGTCGCCAGTATCATTTTTCTTTCAGGCGATATTGAAGCAGTTTAATGCCGATGTGATTGAAGTGCCTATGCAAGTGAACTATGAAGACGAGCTGGCACTACTTTCAAAGGCCCATACAGAGCAGGCTTTTGATACTTATCTGGTTAACCCCAACTTTGCCGATCCCACTGGCCGAGTCTTGTCCTTGGAGGATAAACAATCCCTGATTAACTGGGCAAATGAACATGATGTGACCTTGATTGAATATGATCGCGGTGAGCTATATTTTGGCGCAACTCGACCTGTGACTATCGCAAGTCTAGTGAGTGAATCTAGCCATTGTAAGGTGATAAGCATAGGTGATTTCTACGACACTATTTCACCTGCTATCAGCTTAGGTTATCTGTTGTGTAACGATACGTTCAATGCCTGCCAGCATGCAAAACAGATCATTGCCGAAGAGCCAAGTATTGCATTGCAGTATATGGTGGCAAACCTAATGTCATCTGGTGAGTATCATACGCTGACAGGGAAACTCAGAGCTCAGATGAATATTAATTATCTTAAAATGAAAAGCTTGATGAACTCAGTGCTGGATGATTCAATTTACATGAGCCTGCCAACGGGTGGCCCCTGTATCTGGTGTCGATTACCAGATAGCTATTCCAGTGAGGCGCTGTGGAATCGAGTTATTCAGAAAAAACTATCGATTGCGCCAGGTGCTATGTTTTCTTTTTCACAGCAGTATGACAACTATTTTCGGATCACTTTTGCTCTGCCTTGGAATGAAAAAATGGAGCAGGGGATCATTCGACTCGCTCACGTGATTAGTGATTATCTTGATGAGCCAGTTAACGCTTAA
- a CDS encoding chemotaxis protein, whose protein sequence is MNDIKKPEILTESGTNELEIIEFHLHKTLPGGGHKICHYGINVAKVREVIRVPETEDYPNAKTHMVGVFSLRDNLIPLVDLASWLGIPTCDDLTNKIVIVTDFNKMINGFLVDTVLSIHRVSWEHVESPSQFLESGEQDCVVAVVRREDHLIMILDFEKIISDINPELSMDKYDVTQDKNVLINDSMLALRQAKTVMVVDDSAFIRKMIEKTLQSAGYNILDAKDGQDALDILEDFVRLAEEEGGSVDNFVDAIVSDVEMPRMDGLHLLKRLRDGPHYAKTPIVMFSSLMSEGNRVKALQLGADDTITKPEIGRMVSMIDGLVLEGK, encoded by the coding sequence ATGAATGACATCAAAAAACCAGAAATTCTCACGGAAAGTGGCACCAATGAGCTTGAAATTATCGAGTTCCACCTGCATAAAACGCTACCTGGTGGCGGCCATAAGATCTGTCATTATGGCATCAATGTTGCCAAGGTCAGAGAAGTGATCCGCGTGCCAGAAACCGAAGACTACCCCAATGCCAAAACGCATATGGTGGGCGTGTTTTCATTGCGCGACAACTTAATTCCCTTGGTTGACTTGGCAAGTTGGTTAGGCATTCCGACTTGTGATGATCTAACCAATAAGATCGTTATCGTTACTGATTTCAATAAGATGATAAATGGTTTTTTAGTCGACACCGTGCTGAGTATTCACCGGGTCTCATGGGAGCATGTTGAATCGCCTAGCCAGTTTTTAGAATCTGGTGAGCAAGATTGTGTGGTGGCGGTGGTAAGGCGCGAAGATCATCTGATCATGATATTAGACTTTGAAAAGATCATCTCTGATATTAATCCTGAGTTGAGCATGGATAAATACGATGTGACTCAGGATAAAAATGTACTTATCAACGACAGCATGTTGGCTCTGCGTCAGGCTAAAACCGTGATGGTTGTTGATGATTCAGCTTTTATTCGCAAGATGATAGAAAAGACATTACAGTCGGCCGGCTATAATATTCTGGATGCGAAAGATGGCCAAGATGCGCTGGATATCTTAGAGGACTTTGTCCGACTTGCTGAAGAGGAAGGTGGCTCAGTTGATAATTTTGTTGATGCCATAGTCTCTGATGTGGAGATGCCCCGAATGGATGGCCTGCACTTACTCAAGCGTTTACGTGATGGTCCTCATTATGCAAAGACGCCTATCGTGATGTTTTCATCACTTATGAGTGAAGGTAATCGTGTCAAGGCACTGCAACTTGGGGCCGATGATACCATCACCAAACCTGAGATTGGCCGCATGGTCTCTATGATTGATGGGCTTGTTTTAGAGGGTAAATAG